GTCGAGCCCCGGGTCGAGGAGATTTTCTCCCTTATACGGCAGGATCTCCAGAACCGCGGCATCGAGGACATGGTCGTCTCCGGAGTAGTCCTCTGCGGCGGCGGAAGCCTTCTGGACGGAACGGTGGAGCTCGCCGAGCAGGTCTTCGGCCTCCCCGTCAGGCGCGGCGAGCCGAGGGACATCCTCGGTCTGGTGGATCAGCTCAAAGACCCCGCCTACGCCACCGGCGTCGGGCTGGTACGCCACGCCTGGCTGAAGCGCGACGAGCAGGGCGCGGCTCTCGACGAATCGGACGAGAAGCTTTTTTCGAGGATAACGCAAAAAATGAAGGGCTGGTTTCAGCAGTTCTTTTTCGGAGAAGAGTAACGGGCCGGGCGCGAAGGGAAACGCGCAAGGTCCTTAATTGACGGTCGTCTCTTGAGGGCGAGAAAAAAGGAGTGGGAAAGATGGCCAAGTTTACGCTTGAAGCACCAACGGTGGCCGTGCAGCAGCCTTCGCAGCCTGCATCGGTCCAAAGCACAAAAATGCCCGTGGCGAACAGGCACCGGGCGACGATCAAGGTAATCGGCGTCGGCGGCGCGGGCGGAAACGTTCTCGACACCATGATAGCGGGCGGGGTCAGCGGCGTCGAGTTCATCGTCGCCAACACCGACGCGCAGGCGCTTGAGGACAAGAACGCCAAGACGCGCCTCCAGCTCGGGGCGGGGCTGACGAGGGGCCTCGGAGCGGGAGGCGACCCGAACATGGGGCGTCAGGCCGCCATCGAGTCCACCGCCCACATCAACGAGCTTATCGGCACGGCGGACATGGTCTTCATCACCGCGGGGATGGGCGGCGGCACCGGCACCGGAGCCAGTCCCGTCATCGCGAAACAGGCCAAGGAAGCCGGGGCGCTGACCGTCGGCGTGGTCACCAAGCCCTTCACCTTCGAGGGCAAGCGCAGGATGAAAAGAGCCGAGGAGGGAATCACGGCGCTCAAGGAGTGCGTTGACACCCTTCTGATCATCCCCAACGAGCGGCTCCTCGAAATAGCGGGCGAAAACGCCACCACGGAGGAGGCTTACGCCCTCGTGGACAACGTCCTTTGCCAGGCGGTGCGCGGGATATCCGATCTCATCACCACCTCCGGCAGGATAAACGTCGATTTCGCCGACGTGCGCGCCGTCATGAGCACTCGCGGCATGGCGCTCATGGGCACCGGCATACGCTCGGGCGACGGCAGGGCTTCCGCCGCGGCCCACGACGCGGTATCGAGCCCCCTTCTCGCCAACGCCTCGATACAGGGCGCGAAGATGGTGCTTATCAACTTTCGCGGCAGCTCCAACCTCACGATGGGCGAGATCAATGAGGCGGCCAACTACATTCAGGAAGCGGCCCACGACGACGCGGAGATCTTCTTCGGCCACGTCATCGACGAGAACATGAAGGATTCGGTGGAAGTTACCGTCATCGCCACCGGCTTCGACGAAGCCAAATCCGACCAGATTCTCGACATGCCGGTGCAGAAGGTGGTCAACGGGAGCCACATGGAAAGCAAGGAGCCGGTGAACCACGACGTTCCGGCGTTCATCAGAAAAGAGCGGGAAAAGTACGGCTCCGCGATGAGGGTCACCCGCATCGCCACGGGCGATTCCGATTACTGCAGCGACCTGGACGCCCCGACTTTCCTGCGCAAGCAGGCAGATTAGTTTTTTGACCAAGGTTCGCCGTCCCGCCGGCCGCGCCGGATACGCCCTCATTTTCCCTAACCGTTGCGGGGTGGGAATGGCGAACCTGGGGCTGCAGTCCCTCTACCGCATCATCAGCGCCCTGCCCGGGGCCGTCTGCGACCTCCACTTCGCGGACAGGCCCCGGGGCCTTTTAACGGGCCAGTCCATAGCAAGCTCCAGCATCATCGCCTTTTCCCTCTCCTTTGAAGGCGATTACCCCGCGATTCCCGAAATTCTCCGGCAGGCGGGGATTGCGCCGCTCGCCGCCGACAGGGGCGAGGACTCCCCGCTCCTACTGGCAGGAGGGATGGCGGCAACCCTCAACCCCGAGCCCCTCGCGGAGATCTTCGACATCTTCTACCTCGGCGAGGCGGAAGGCCCCTTCGCCCTTCTCCACGAGTTTCTGTCCGAAAATATTGGCCTTGAACGGTCTCTACTCCTTGGCAGACTCGCCGCCGCCTCCCTTCCCGGCGTCTACGTCCCCTCCGCCTACAGGGTCGCCGCCGATTATTCAAGGGAACCGCTTCACGGCGCTCCGGAGAAGGTGGCGATGCAAAGGGCGCCGGAGGGGTGGGAACCGGCGCACACCGTTATCGCCGGGGGCGAGGACGACCCCTTCGGGGGGGCGCGGCTGCTCGAAATAAGCAGGGGCTGCCCCCACGGGTGCAGATTCTGCGCCACGGGCTATCTCGCCAGGCCCGCCCGCTTCATCCCCTTTGAAAAACTCCTTCCCTACATCGAAAAATACGCCGGAAAGGGCGAGCGCATCGGCCTCGTCGGGGCCGCGGTCTCCAACCACCCCGAGTTCGCAAGGATCGCCCGCGAAATTCTCGCCGCGGGGGGCGGCTTCACGGTTTCCTCTTTTCGCGCCGAGACCCTTGACGACGAAATGCTCGGGCTCCTCCGGGAAGGCGGGCTAAAGACCCTTACCCTCGCTATCGAGGCAGGCACGGAGCAGCTACGGCGGAGGGCGGGAAAGACCCTCGACGAGGAGGCTCTTTTAAGAGCGGCGCAGCTTGCCTCCCGCCACAGGGTCTCCCGGTTGAAAGTCTACGCGATGGTCGGCCTTCCGGGCGAGGAGGATTCAGACGTAGAAGAGCTCGCCAGACTCGCGGGCAGGGTAAAGACCGCCCTCGGAAGGGGCAACGTAACCCTGAGCGCCGCCCCCTTCGTCCCGAAGCCCCACACTCCCTTCCAGTGGGAAAAGATGGAGGACGAAGAGGTGCTGAGGAGGAGAATCCGCCTTCTCAAGAGGATTTCCGGCCCCATCTCCGGCCTCACGGTCGACGCCGAGTCGCCGAAATGGTCCCTCGTTCAGGGGCTCTTGTCCAGAGCCGGGCGCGAAGCGGGGAAGTGGCTCGCGGGAGGCGGTGAAGGCGTCCAGTGGCCGCGAATCCTCCGGACGCCGGAGGCTGCGGGAATTCTCGGCGCAAGAGACCCGGACGCCCTCCTGCCGTGGGATTTCATCTCGGAAACCCCCCGCAGGGAGCTTCTTCTCGAAGAGCGAAGAAGAAGCGGGCTCATCCTTCCGCCCATGCCCTGCCCCTCGGAAAGCTGCCGGTTTTGCGGAATATGCCGGGGAGACTGAAAAATCTCCATAGTTGAAAGAGGGTTTATTTGATAAGGTTAGCGTATGGGGGACAAAGGCAGGACAGTTTTTAATGCAAAATGACAAAACCCCGGGGTTCAGACGGTTCTTCGCATTCCGCTTCGCGATTCTCATCATCGCGGCGGCGCTTTTTTCCGTCGCGCTAACCTCCGGCGGCCTTTACCATTTTTATACCTCCTCGCTGGACGAAGACGCCAATCTGGCCTCAAGCCAGTTCCGCCGCGAGATAGACCACGTCCAGCGCGAGATGGAGGTGAACGTTCAGGAGATGGCGCGCCTCGCCGCTCCGGTCGATTCCGGCACCGCTTTCGCCGCCCTTTCGGGAAAGAGCGATTTGAAGGTTCTCGGAATAGGCAACAGAGACTGGTGGAGCAACCATTTCAGCTTTCCGGCGGAGGTGGTGGACACGGCCTTCAGCTGTTTCGGGTGCGGCCAGCTTGTCAAGCTTCGGGACGGTCCCCTTCTTTTCCTCGTCTCCGCGGCGGTAAATTCCTCCTCCGGCGAACCTTTGCGCCTGCTCGCGACAAGAGACCTCGGGCAGCGGTGGCTGGAAGAGACGAGCCAGCGCATAGGGGCCGAGCTCGCCCTTTGCGACGAGGAAGGCTACATAAGCGCGTCGAGCTTCGACCGCTCCTCCGATTTTTCCAGCTCCTTTCTTTCGATCCCCTACGACGATCTCGTGAACATAGCGGACAAACCCTACGGCTTTCGGCTTTACCCGCTGGAATCGGGGGGAATCAAGCTCGGTTACTTCGCGGTTTTCTCTCCCGCCGCCCCTCTCCAGTCCCTCGCCTTCAAGCTCGGAGCTTTCCAGATCGGCGGCTCCCTTCTCGCCCTTTTGGCCTTCTATTTTCTCTACGTCACCACCTTTCGGACGACGACCAGAGAACTGGGGGATCTGGCCAGATGGGCCGAGGATTTCTCCGGGTTTTCCGAAGCCCCGCCTCCCCCTTCCGGGCGCTTTCAGGAGGTAAGGGTCCTCTCAAACGCCTTCAAAAGACTCGTCGGAAGGCTGAACACCGCCTCCGAAGAGGTGCTCCGGCAAAACGAGAAACTCGAAGAGCAGGTCAGGAACAAGACCCTTGAGATCTTCGCCAACCACTCGCTGCTCAAGGACATCCTCTCCGAGATGCCGCAGGCTGTCCTGCTGCTGGAAGAGGACCACACCATCGCCTACGCCAACGAAAACGCCGTCTCGATCTTCGGGGCGGTGCCGGGGATGCGCCTGCCCGGCCCCCTTGCGATAGCGCTTGCGGGCCATTTCACCGACGATTCCCAGAACGAGGAGGTTAAATTCACCCTTTCCGGCATGGACTATTCCTCGGTGGTCAGGGCTGTCGGAAGTCCTCCGCGAAGCCTGGTGCTGGTGCGCGACGAAACGCGAAAGCTCGCCATCGAAAGGCAGCTTCTGCAGGCGCAGAAGCTCGAAGCGGTCAGCAGGCTCGCGGGAGGGGTCGCCCACGAATTCAACAACGCGCTCGCGTCGATACTGCCGGGGGTCGAGATGCTGCGGCTTCGCACCGACGATCCGAAAGCGCTGGGGTATCTGGACGTAATTGAAAACGCCGCTCACAGGGGCGCGGACGTGGTGAAGCAGATCTTGTCTTTCAGCAGGTCTTCCGAGGAATCCAGAAACCGCCTCAGGGTGAACAGCGTGGTCGAGGTAGCGGTAAAGCTCCTTCGACCTGCGTCCAAAAGCGTGGAAATCCTCTGGAACCCCGGACAGGAGGTACCGGATATCCTCGGCGACGAGCGTCAGCTTCAGCAGATGATACTGAATCTCGCTATAAATTCACTGGACGCGCTGGAGGGAAAGGGAAGGATAACGATAGAGACCTGGGCGGGGGAAAAATCGGGAGAGGCCTGCCTGGCCATCACCGACAACGGCCCCGGCATACCGCCCCACATAGTCCAGAGCATCTTCGACCCCTTCTTCACGACGAAGGAGCCGGGCATGGGGACGGGGCTCGGCCTCGCCATAGCCTTCGCGGTCGTCGAGGGCCACGGCGGCACCATAAGGCACATCAGGCCGACCGAGGGCGGCGCCCGCTTCGAGATACGGTTTCCCGGCATACAGGAGCCTCCCCTGACCACGGGTGCGAGAAACGGCAGCACCGGGATGAGGGACGAGGATATCGTAATCCGCTGAAACAGGGGCTTTTGAAAAGCCCCCTAAGTGTACTTTTTGGGTTCTATCCTGTACTTGGTAATTTTGTAGCCCAAAATCCTCTGGGTGGTTTTAAGCCTCTGGGCCGCTTTTCTGATGTTTCCCCTGGTGGCCTTCAGGGCGTCGATTATTATATCCGTCTCGAAATTCGCCACCGCCTCGTCGAAGGAGAGGTCTTCTCCGCCTCCCGAGGTGGCTTCCGCCGTCTGGAGGGTCGGCGGCAGGTGGTAGGAGTGGATCGCGGGGCCATTGCACAAAAGGACGGCCCTTTCGATGCAGTTCTCAAGCTCTCGCACGTTTCCCGGCCAGTGGTAGCTCATCAGCATGTCTATAGCGGGGGTGGTTATCCTGCGTATCTCCTTGCCGTTTTCGCGTGAGTACTTTTCGAGGAAGTGCTCCGCCAGAAGGAGGATGTCGGTCTTTCTCTCGCGCAGGGCGGGCATGTAGATGGGGAAAACGTTTAGCCGGTAGTAGAGGTCTTCCCTGAATTTTCCCTCTTTTATCTCTTCTTCGAGATTCCTGTTCGTGGCGGCGATTATGCGCAGGTTGATCTTTATCGTCTTCACCCCGCCGACCCGCTCGAACTCCTTTTCCTGCAGAACCCGAAGGAGCTTTACCTGAATCGCCGGGTTCAGGTCCCCTATCTCGTCCAGAAAGATGGTGCCCCCCGAGGCAAGCTCGAAGCGCCCCTGCTTGGCTTCCGCAGCCCCGGTGAAGGCCCCCTTCTCATGGCCGAAAAGCTCGCTTTCGATGAGGGTCTCGGGAATGGCGGAACAGTTGACCTTTATGAGCGGCCTGCCGGAGCGAAGGCTCCCGTAGTGGATGGCGTTCGCCACCAGTTCCTTTCCCGTGCCGCTCTCGCCCCTTATGAGCACGGTGGCGTTGGACTTGGCGACCTGGGCTATCATGGCGTAGACGTGGTGCATCGCCTTGGAGTTGCCGATGATGTTGGAGATGTTGTACTTGGTGACGAGGTCGGTCTGGAGGCGCTCTTTTTCGGCGACCAGTTTTGAGCGCTCGTCGTCGCGCATTTTGTGAACCTTGACCGCCTGGCCGATCATCGAGGCGATGATTTCGAGGAGGCGCACGTCCTCGGTGAAGCTCACATCGGGGCTGAAGAGGCGATCCACGCTCAGGGCTCCGACCGTCTCGTCCCCGGCCTTGATGGGCACGCACAAAAAGGAGATGTCTTCTTTCGAGATGTCTCCCCTGCTCTTGGTCCTGTTGAGGAAGAGGGGCTCCTTGCCGATGGACTGGACGACCATCGGCTCTCCGGTCGCCACGACGGTGCCTGTGACGCCCTCGCCCAGCCGGTAGCGCCCGCGCTTCTTCTCGGCTTCGGTCAGCCCGAGCGAGGTTTCTATCTCTATATCGCCCGTCAGCCTGTTGAGCAGGGCGACCGTCCCCCTGTTCATGCCGAGTTTTTTGGACAGAACCCCGAGTATTTTTTCGAGCACCTGCCGCAGGTCGAGACTTGCGGCAAGGGCCTGACTCACCTCGTAAAGCGCCGTCAGTTCGTGGATTTTATTCTGTAGCGAATCTCTGCTCAACATGGTTCTCCTCCGTGTGCGCCACAAAAGTACACGACTTTTTGTATAATTACAATAATGTAGTGGTAAAATCATCGTCGAGCATTTTTGTATCGTCATTCTTGGCTCGTGCGCTTTGCGCCAACTCTGTTAAAGTATCAGGCCATGATTTGCGGGGGGTTTCCCCCGCTCGGGCCGAAGGAGTTTTTGATGGATCAAAAGAGCGTTATGAACTTCGCCCGCGAAAACGAATGTGTTTTCGCGGACGTTAAATTTTCCGACTTTCTCGGGCAGTGGCGGCGCATCGGCGTCCCCATCCAGCAGTTTTCCTCCTCTGTTTTCGAGGAAGGGCTGAGTCTGGATTCGTCCGCCCTGCCGGGCTGGAGCTCGAAGGGTTCGGGGCTGGTCCTCGTGCCCGACCCCTCGACCATGAGGGTCGATCCCTTTCCGAAGGCAAAGACGATGAGCCTTATCGGCAGCGTCCGCGAAGGCTCTACCCGCGCCCCCTACCCTCTCGACCCGCGCAATATTGCGAAAAAGGCGGTGGAATTCATGGTTGCCGAGGGAATCGGGGAGACGGCGAGCTTCGGAGTCGAGCCCGGCTTTTTCATCTTCGACGACGTGCGCTTCGACCAGACCCGCAACAGCGCCTTCCACTTCGTCGATTCGGTGGAGGCCCAGTGGAACTCGGGGAGGGAGGAGGGACCGAACCTCGGCTACAAGGGCAAGGCGGGGGAAAGCCGCTATCCGGTGCAGCCCTACGATTCTCTGGCGGACCTTCGCCAGGAGATGGCGCAGGAGCTTATCCGCCTGTGCATCGGGGTCGAGCGCGAGCAGCACGAAGCCGCCTCGGCGGGGCAGTGCGAGCTGGTGCTCAGGCACGCGAACCTCGTCGAGGAGGCCGACAACCTCCAGTGGCTGAAGTACGTCCTTCGGAACACCGCCCTTCGGAGCGCCAAGACCCTCACCTTCATGCCGAAGCCGGTCTTCGAGGAGCCCGGAAGCTCGATGCACGTGAGCCAGTCGCTCTGGCGCTCCGGCAAAAACCTCTTTTCCGGCGAGGAATACGGAGGGCTTTCCCAGACCGCCCTCCACTACGCCGGCGGCATTCTCCGTCACGCGCCCGCTCTTATGGCCCTCTGCAACCCCACGGCCAACTCCTACCGGAGGCTCCTCACGAAGGGCGAGGTTCCGGTCGCCCTCTCCTATTCCGCCGTGGACAAAAACGCCGTGGTGCGAACCCCCCTCCACCCCGCCGGGGCAAAGGCGAGGCGGATAGAGTTTTGTCTGCCCGACCCTTCGGCGAACGGGTATCTGGCCTTCGCGGCTCTCCTGATGGCGGGAATCGACGGGATAATACACCGCATCGAGCCCGGCGCTCCTCTCGAAGAGAAGCCGAAGACGAAAGCCGGCTGGATGCCCCAGTCTCTGGAAGAAGCCCTCCGGGCGCTTGAAAAGGACCATTCTTTCCTCCTCGCCGGGGGGGTCTTTTCAAAGAACGCCGTAGAGCGCTGGATAGAGCTCAAGCTCGAACGCGAGGTCAGGCCGCTTGCCCTTCGCACCACGCCCTACGAGTTTTCGCTCTATTACGACTGCTGACGCGGTTTTGGCGAAGGAAAACCCCGCGCCTCGCGGCGCGGTCAGCGTGATAATCCCTGTGCTCGACGAGGAAGAGTCTCTGGGCAGCCTCCTTGGCGACCTATCCCGCCAGAGGGGAATCCGTCTTCAGGTAATCGTCGCCGACGGAGGCTCCAAAGACCGCACCAGGGCCGTTTTCGACTCCTTCGAGGGTGAAAACTTCCTCTGGGTGGACGCGCCGAGGGGCAGGGGCGCGCAGCTCAACGCGGGGACAAAGGCGGCGCTCCATGAAGACCTTCTCTTTCTCCACGCGGACACGCGGATTAGGGATGAAGACCTCATCTCCGGCGGATTCGCCGCGATGGGAAGGGAGTGCGCCGGGTCCAGCCGCGTTCTGGGCCATTTCGCGACGGGTTTTCACGACCGCCCCCTCGATTTCACCCATTTTTTCCTGATGGCGAAGACAACGCAGAATCTTCCCGAGTGCGTCAACGGCGATCAGGGGTTCTGGCTCCGGAAAGGGTTTTTCCGGGAGCTCGGCGGTTTTGACGACGCCCTGCCCTACCTTGAGGATATGCGGCTCGCGTATCAGGCCTTTGCCGGGGGAAAAATCGCCCTCCTCCCCGGAAAGCTGGAGACCTCTTCGAGGCGCTTCGGAGCCCAGGGGCCAAAAAAGAGGCTCCTTCTCAACGCGCTGATACGGCTTGCCCACGAAGCGGACGCGAGGGAGTTTTACGGAAGGGCCGGGACTCTCTACGGGGAGCAGGCCAAAGCCGGCGCGCTTAGGATCACCCCCTTTTTTGACGCCCTGTGGAAGGAAGGGAAAAGGGAGGGGAGATGGCGTTTCATGCGAAAGCTCTGGAAGTTCGGCGCGCGAAACTCCTGGCAGGTTCCCTTCTGGCTGGACTCGCGGCGGGCTTTCCGAAGGGGATACGAAGATCCCGAGGGGCTGGCCGCAAAACCCGAAAGGCTGATTTTACGGGTAATATCCGGGGAATTCGTGGTATTTTTCTTCTTCGCGGCCCTGTTCGCCGGAAGAATAATCGAATTTAAAAGCAGGAAGTAACCGCCTTGTCAAAAGAGCTTGTCACCCCCTTCACGGGCAAATCCATTTACGAAACCAGCCGGGAAAGGAAACCCTCCCTCCTCGCGCGCCTTTTTCCCTCGCTCTATTTTTATTCCGGCGTCTTCTGTACGGTAATCCGCGCGTCCCGTAGGGCGAAACGCGGCAGGTACGGCTGCCCGGAGTGGGTGGGAAGCTCTCTCGAAATACTGGAGCGCACCGAGGCGACGGGGGGGAAGGTAACCGTTGAGGGGCTCGACCGTTTGAATTCGTTTTCCGGCCCCCGCGTCTACGTCGGAAACCACATGTCCACCCTGGAAACCTTCCTTTTGCCTTCGATTCTCCGGCCTGTAGGCCCCGTGACTTTTATCGTCAAGAAGGAGCTTCTTGACTACCCCGTCTTCGGCCACGTGATGCGCTCGCGAAAGCCGATAGCCCTCGGCAGGAGCAATCCCAGGGAAGACCTCGAAACGGTTTTTCGTGAGGGAAAAGAGCTTCTGGCCTCCGGAGTCAGCGTTATCGTCTTTCCGCAGACCACCCGCGCGGAGCGCTTCGACCCCTCGCGCTTCAACACGATAGGGGCGAAACTGGCAGCCCGCGCCAAGGTCCCTCTCGTGCCGGTGGCGCTGAAGACGGATTTTTGGGGTACCGGGAAGATGATAAAGGACTTCGGGGTTATTTCCCCCGAAAAGCGGGTGTACTTCTCTTTCGGGGAGCCGATAGCCCCCCAGGGGAAGGGAGACGAGGCTCACCGGGCGACGGTGGAGTTCATCTCCGGGGCCCTTGGCCGCTGGGAAAAACTACCGGGGTAGTTTCTTCACGAAAGCGCCGAAAAATATCTGCGCGCCGGAGAGAAGGGCCAGCCCAACTCCGGTGAGAAGCGGCCCCAGAATCAGCGGCGAAACTCCCGCGCCCCGCAGCCACTTGCCGAAAAACCCCATCCCCGCCACGAAGAGCCAGCTTTTCCAGGACAGAAACCCTCCGACGCACTTGCCGTCGCCTCGTTTGATTATCCTCGCCGCGCTCTTTTTGGCCGCCGGGCGAAGCACCTTCGCCCCCTTGAACCAGCCGAGCAGGACTCCAGCGCCGAGCGCCGCCGCCCCCTCCGGCATGGAAAGCTCCAAAAGGGCCGCGCCCCCACGGTAAAGCAGGAAGACCCCCACCGCCGACCACAGAAGGGACGCAAGAAAAAGGTGAAGCCAGACGGGCGCGCCCGGTTTAATTTTCGAGATTAAATCATTCGCCACTGTGAGAAATCTTTCCGGCATTCCGCGATATTGCGGTATTGTTAAGACACTATTGGGTTTCGGGAGCCCCGGTTACAAGGAGACGCGCAGCGAGAAGCGAGACAGTATAAGACAATACGGCGAGCTTCGAGCGAGCACGCGACGCAGTAAACGGGGGTCGCAGCAGTTTTTCAACGGACTGTTCGGCTCCACAGCGTTCTTGCCCCCCGGCGACTTGCGTGATAAATATTGAACCTGGCTTTCCGGTCAATCTTCAAGGGAGTAAAACGTGGACATCTACGAGCAGTACTCGGATCTCACGCCCGGTTCCAGCATCCTCCACAACCACGCCATCCACCTCTTCCCCGGCGGAATATGCCACAACCTCCGCCTCTTCGATCCCTATCCAATATACCCGAGAAGGGCCGTCGGAGGGATTATAACCGACGTGGACGGCAGGGACATCGTCGATCTGTGGATGGGCCACTTTACGATGATCTTCGGCCACAACTTCGCGACGGTGAAAAACGCCGTGGTCAACGCCCTCGACGGGGGGTGGCACTGGGGAATGCCCCACGAAAAAGAGGTGAGGCTGGCCGACGAAATAATGCTGGCCGCTCCCGCCATCCGCAAGCTCCGCTTTTGCTGCACCGGCACCGAGGCGACGATGTACGCCGTGCGCCTCGCCAGGGCTTTCACCGGCAAGGGCTGGGTGTTGAAGGTCGCCGGGGGGTGGCACGGGGCTTCGACCGACCTCAGCTTCGCCGTAAAACACCCCTTCGGGGAGCCGGAGGGCGCGGGACTTCCCGAACCCGACAGGCAGGGCGTCGCCCATCTGCAGTTCAACGACATCGAGGCCAGCAAAAAGGTCATCGAGGTCCATCAGGGCCACACCGCCGCCATTATAGTAGAGCCGATGCTGGGCGCGGGAGGGTTCATCCCCGCCGACCCGGAATATTTGAAGTTTCTGCGCCAGGCCTGCGACGACATCGGCGCTGTCCTCATCTTCGACGAGATAATCACCGGTTTTAGGTTCCGCTACGGAATCCTGGCCGACGAATACGGAGTGCGCCCCGACCTCGTGACCCTCGGCAAGATCGTCGGCGGCGGCTTCCCCATCGGCCTCTACGGGGGAAGGGCCGACATCATGGAGCTGGCGAACCCCAAGAGCGCGGCGCGACCCGGCAGGCCCGTCCTCGTAGGGGGAGGCACCTTTTCCGCCAACCCGGTTACGATGGCTGCGGGCCTCGCCACCCTCGACGTCCTCAGGACGCAGGCGGGCGGCATTTACTCATCCCTCGCCGCAAAGGGTGAAAAGCTGAGGAAGGGAATAACCGAGCGCTTCGATTCCGCGGGAGTTCCGGCGGAATGCACCGGCAAGGGAAGCCTCTTCATGACCCACATCCTGAAAGACAAATCCTGCGCCGGGACGCTCCGCTCGCCCGCCGATATAGCCGAGAAGACCCTGGCGAAAATGCCCGACAGGGAGATGAAGATATCACTGCTGAACCACGGGGTCTTTTCCGTCCACGGCGGCGGCTCGGTGTGCACCGCCCATTCCGAGACGGACGTGGAAAAGGTTCTGGACGGCTACGAGGGAGCAGCAAAGGACCTCAAGAAAATTCTGTCCAGATAACTCATTATTCAAAATGCAAAAGCGGGCGGAGGAGTAACCCTTCGCCCGCTTTTGTTTTTATGGGATGCCGTTTCGCTTTCAGGCTTTGGGATGCGGGTTTAAAGCGCCGCGCTATCCGCCAGAAGCTTTCCCCGGCGCGGCTTTCCGTTCCCGGCGAGGAATCCCGCAGAGAGAGGGTGAGACAGTAGCAGCGCTACGGCGAACCCTTGAGCGAGGACATGACGACGCCGGGGGCGGAAAGGATGCGACGGCACAAGGGCTCACCTAAGCGCGGGAGACAAAATGCCCGTCGCGTGTATCTATCTTGACCTTCTCCCCCTCCTCCAGATAGGGAGGCACCTGTAACACGAGGCCGGTTTCGAGTTCGGCCTCTTTGGTCTGGGAGGTCGCCGTGGCGTTGCGAAGGGCGGGGGCGGTTCTGACTACCTTAAGCTCGACGGTCTGCGGCGGGTCGATGGACACCACCTTGCCGACGTAAAGCCCGAGTTGAACCTCCTGCCCGTCGAGGAGATACCCCTTTATCGAATCGAAGAGCTCCCCGCCGACCTCGAACTGCTCGTAATTCTCCA
The sequence above is a segment of the bacterium genome. Coding sequences within it:
- a CDS encoding aminotransferase class III-fold pyridoxal phosphate-dependent enzyme — encoded protein: MDIYEQYSDLTPGSSILHNHAIHLFPGGICHNLRLFDPYPIYPRRAVGGIITDVDGRDIVDLWMGHFTMIFGHNFATVKNAVVNALDGGWHWGMPHEKEVRLADEIMLAAPAIRKLRFCCTGTEATMYAVRLARAFTGKGWVLKVAGGWHGASTDLSFAVKHPFGEPEGAGLPEPDRQGVAHLQFNDIEASKKVIEVHQGHTAAIIVEPMLGAGGFIPADPEYLKFLRQACDDIGAVLIFDEIITGFRFRYGILADEYGVRPDLVTLGKIVGGGFPIGLYGGRADIMELANPKSAARPGRPVLVGGGTFSANPVTMAAGLATLDVLRTQAGGIYSSLAAKGEKLRKGITERFDSAGVPAECTGKGSLFMTHILKDKSCAGTLRSPADIAEKTLAKMPDREMKISLLNHGVFSVHGGGSVCTAHSETDVEKVLDGYEGAAKDLKKILSR
- the efp gene encoding elongation factor P; amino-acid sequence: MAEASDLKRGMIVNFGEAPCRLLEIAFHSPSARGASLRVKIRYRNLLTGQVLDKNLKGDDRVEMADFERRKGQFLYSSQEGGVFMDMENYEQFEVGGELFDSIKGYLLDGQEVQLGLYVGKVVSIDPPQTVELKVVRTAPALRNATATSQTKEAELETGLVLQVPPYLEEGEKVKIDTRDGHFVSRA